TCACCAGGTCGGCGATCTTCTGCGCGAGGTTGTCCGGGTTGGTCTGGTACGGCAGCTGCGTGACCACCAGGCACTGGCGGTTCTGGATCTCCTCGACCTCGACGACCGCCCGCATGGTGATCGAGCCACGGCCCGTGCGGTACGCCTCCTCGATGCCCTTGCGGCCGACGACCAGCGCGCCGGTCGGGAAGTCCGGGCCCTTGATGCGCTCGATGAGGGCGTCCAGGAGCTCCTCGTGCGAGGCCTCCGGGTTCTCCAGGTACCACTGGGCACCGGCCGCGACCTCGCGCAGGTTGTGCGGCGGGATGTTGGTGGCCATACCGACCGCGATACCGGCCGAGCCGTTGATCAGCAGGTTCGGGAAGCGGGCCGGCAGGACGGTCGGCTCCTGGGAGCGGCCGTCGTAGTTGTCCGTGAAGTCGACGGTCTCCTCGTCGATGTCACGGACCATCTCCATCGACAGCGGCGCCATCTTGCACTCGGTGTAGCGCATGGCGGCCGCCGGGTCGTTGCCCGGGGAGCCGAAGTTGCCGTTGGAGTCCACGAGCGGCATGCGCATCGACCAGGGCTGGGCGAGGCGGACCAGGGCGTCGTAGATGGAGGAGTCGCCGTGGGGGTGGTAGTTGCCCATGACGTCGCCGACCACGCGCGCGCACTTGTAGAAGCCGCGCTCGGGGCGGTAGCCGCCGTCGTACATCGCGTACAGCACGCGGCGGTGGACGGGCTTGAGACCGTCCCGGACGTCCGGCAGGGCACGCGCCACGATGACGGACATCGCGTAGTCGAGGTACGAGCGCTGCATCTCCGTCTCGAGCCCGACGGGCTCGACACGCTGGGCGATGATGCCGCCCTCTTCAGGGGTGACAGGAGTGTTCTCGTCGGCCATTGCTGGTGAAGATCCTTCCTGGTGCGGTCAGCTGAGACCGACTCAGATGTCGAGGAAGCGGACGTCCTTGGCGTTGCGCTGGATGAACGCGCGGCGGGCCTCGACGTCCTCGCCCATGAGGACCGAGAACAGGTCGTCGGCCTGGGCGGCGTCGTCGAGGGTGACCTGACCGAGGACGCGGTGCTCCTGGTCCATGGTCGTCACGCGCAGCTCCTCGGCGTTCATCTCGCCGAGACCCTTGAAGCGCTGGATCGAGTCCTCACGGACCCGCTTGCCGCGCTGGCGGCCCATTTCGAGGAGCGCGTCGCGCTCGCGGTCCGAGTACGCGTACTCGATGTCGTCCCGGCCCCACTTGAGCTTGTAGAGCGGCGGACGGGAGAGATACACGTGCCCGGCCTCGACCAGCGGCCGCATGAAGCGGAACAGGAAGGTCAGCAGCAGGGTGGAGATGTGCTGACCGTCGACGTCGGCGTCCGCCATCAGGATGATCTTGTGATAGCGGAGCTTCTCGATGTCGAAGTCCTCGTGCACACCCGTGCCGAAGGCCGAGATCAGCGCCTGGATCTCCTGGTTCTGAAGGATCTTGTCGATCCGCGCCTTCTCGACGTTGAGGATCTTGCCCCGGATCGGGAGGATCGCCTGGTACTGCGGGTTACGGCCGGACTTGGCCGAACCGCCGGCGGAGTCACCCTCGACGATGAAGATCTCGCACTTCGTCGGGTCGTTGGACTGGCAGTCGCTCAGCTTGCCCGGCAGCGACGCCGACTCCAGCAGACCCTTACGACGCGTCAGGTCACGGGCCTTGCGGGCCGCCACGCGCGCGGTGGCCGCCTGGATGCCCTTGCGGATGATGTCCGCGGCCTCGACCGGGTTGCGGTCCAGCCAGTCGTTGAGGTGCTCGTAGACAGCCTTCTGCACGAAGGTCTTCGCCTCCGTGTTGCCCAGCTTGGTCTTCGTCTGGCCCTCGAACTGCGGCTCGCTCAGCTTGATCGAGATGATCGCCGTCAGACCCTCGCGGATGTCGTCACCCGTGAGGTTGTCGTCCTTCTCACGGAGCAGCTTCTTGTCGCGCGCGTACTTGTTGATCAGGTTCGTCAGCGCCGCGCGGAAGCCCTCTTCGTGCGTACCGCCCTCATGCGTGTGGATGATGTTGGCGAACGAGTACACGCCCTCGGTGTAGCCGCTGTTCCACTGCATCGCGACCTCGAGCGAGAGGCTGCGCTCCTTGTCCTCGGCCTCGAGGTCGATGATGGAGGGGTGGACCGGCTCTCCCTTGCGGGAGTTGAGGTACTTCACGAAGTCGACGATGCCGCCCTCGTAGTGGTACGAGACGGTCTTGACCTCGTGCTTCTCGTCCTCGCCCGCCTCGTCCGCACCGGCGGTGGCCTTCGCCGACTCACGCTCGTCGGTGAGGTTGATGCGCAGGCCCTTGTTGAGGAACGCCATCTCCTGGAAACGCCGCGACAGCGTCTCGAAGGAGTACACCGTGGTCTCGAAGATGTCCGGGTCGGCCCAGAAGGTGACCGTGGTGCCGGTCTCCTGGGTCGCTTCGTGCTGCTCCAGGGGCGCGGTCGGGGCGCCGCCCTTGTACTCCTGCGTCCAGCGGTAGCCGTCGGTCTTGATGTCGACGGCCAGCTTGGTGGAAAGCGCGTTCACGACGGACACGCCGACGCCGTGCAGACCACCGGAGACGGCGTACCCGCCGCCGCCGAACTTGCCGCCCGCGTGCAGCACGGTGAGCACGACCTCGACGGCCGGCTTCTTCTCGACCGGGTGGATGCCCACCGGGATGCCACGGCCGTTGTCGACGACCCGTACACCGCCGTCGGCCAGGATCGTCACGTCGATGGTGTCCGCGTGACCGGCCAGCGCCTCGTCGACCGAGTTGTCGACGACCTCCTGCACCAGGTGGTGCAGGCCGCGCTCGCCCGTCGAGCCGATGTACATACCGGGTCGCTTGCGAACCGCGTCCAGACCCTCGAGGACGGTGATGGCGCTGGCGTCGTACGAGGCGGTGACCTCGCCGTGCGCGCCGGCGGCGGTGGACGGGATGTTCTCGTTGGGGTTGCCGGAATCGGCCACGAAGCGCCCTTTCTGGCACAGCACGAGCCAAGCTCTTCGGCGGGTTGCCGGAGCGGCTGCGGCATGTTGCGTTGGTAAGCCTTGATCAGCGTTGCTCAGCTTGTCCCGGACGGTCCCCACGAGTGGGGCGGGATTAGCTTCCAGTCTACCGGTAGCGCCGACAGTGATGGGGGTTTGCCGGTACCTGAGTCCTCATGTGCCGCCCTGAATCCTCCTCTCCCGGGTCCCCATATACGGAGCGGGGCTCCAAGAGGCTCACGCAGGCGCTCAGCGCTTCGGACTGTCAACCCTTGGCTACTTGGGAGTCAGGTCGCAATTCGCGACCGCATGCGGCCGTACGACACGACGGCCGCCGAAGGTCCCGAAGGACCGCCGACGGCCGCCGATGTGATGTCTGTCACCCACAGGTTTGCGGGTCATCCATAGGTGTCACCAGGCCCCGTGCTGCCCGGGGCACGCAGGGGGCCGTAGCGCCGCGGGGGACCCCCGGGACCCTGCACCTTGATGATCCGCACCGCGCCGTGCCCCAGATCCTCGTTCAACCGGGCCACCAGCGTCGGCGCGAGCAACCGCAGATTCGTCGCCCACGCCGTCGAGTCACAACGCACGACCAGCACCCGCTCGTCCTCGTCGTACCGTTCCGGCTCACAGTGCTTGGCCACGTCCTCGCCGACGATCTCCGGCCAGCGCCCCATCACCCCACCGACCGCCGCCGGCGCCTCCCAACCCCGCTCACTGATCAGCCGGTTGATCGCCGACCCCAGCGCCATCGGGTCACGCCCGTCAGCGCGCGCGCCGGAGCGCAGACCACCCCGCCGCGCCTGCTTCTTCTGCTGCGCCGCGTCCCCCCGCGCGCGTGCCTGCTCCTTGGCCGCGCGCAGCGCCACGCGCGCGAGGTCGACACCGGAGGGTTCAGGCGCCTTCTGGGGAGTGGGCTCCTCAGGACTGCCGCTCATACGCGCTCCACCACCCCGCCGGACACCGAGTACCGCGCCCCGGCCAGCAGATGCGGTACGTCGTCGTCGACCGCCGCCGTCACCAGCACCTGCTCCCCGGGCGCCACCAGCTCCGCCAGCCGCTCCCGCCGCCGGGTGTCCAGCTCGGCGAACACATCGTCGAGGATCAGCACCGGCTCATTGCCCTCCGCACGCAGCAGGTCGTACGACGCGAGCCGCAGCGCCAGCGCGTACGACCAGGACTCCCCGTGCGAGGCGTACCCCTTGGCGGGCAGCTGACCGAGTTTGAGAAGCAGATCGTCCCTATGGGGACCGACCAGGGTCACACCCCGCTCGATCTCCTGCTTACGGGCCTCCGCGAGCGCCGCCATCAGCTGCTCGTGCAGATTCTCGCGCGTGTGCGCCTCGCCGGGCGCCGACGGCTTGTACTCCAGAGCGATCGGGCCACCGCCCGGCGCCAGCTGCTCGTACGCCTTGTCGGCCAGCGGCTGGATCGCGGCGATCAGATCGAGCCGCTGGGCGAGCAGCTCGGCACCCACGCGCGCGAGGTGCTGGTCCCACACGTCGAGGGTGGACAGATCCATGGACCGGCCGCCGTGCCGACGCGCGAGCGCGGCCGACTTCAGCAGGGTGTTGCGCTGCTTGAGCACCCGCTCGTAGTCGGAGCGCACGCCCGCCATGCGCGGGGAGCGGGCGGTGATCAGCTCGTCGAGGAAGCGGCGCCGCTCCCCGGGGTCGCCCTTGACCAGGGCGAGGTCCTCGGGAGCGAAGAGGACGGTCCTGACGATGCCGAGCACATCACGCGGTCTGACCTGCGAGGACCTGTTGATACGGGCCCGGTTCGCCTTGCCCGGGTTCAGCTCCAGCTCGACCAGCTGCTGCCGCTCGCCCTGCCGCACCTGTGCCCGGACGATCGCACGGTCGGCGCCCATACGGACCAGGGGGGCGTCGGAGGAGACGCGGTGGCTGCCGAGGGTGGCGAGATAGCCGACCGCCTCGACCAGGTTCGTCTTGCCCTGCCCGTTGGGGCCGACGAAGGCGGTGACGCCCGGGTCGAGCGGAACTTCGACCCGGGCGTACGAGCGGAAGTCGGCCAGCGACAGATGCGTGACGTGCATGGTCGGGCGCCGACCTCCCCCGGCTTGTGGACCGCTGGGCGGCCCTGTGGCTTACTTCTTCTCGACCGCGTGGCCGCCGAACTGGTTGCGCAGCGCCGCGATCATCTTCATCTGCGGCGAGTCGTCCTGACGGGACGCGAACCGCGCGAACAGGGACGCGGTGATCGCCGGCAGCGGCACCGCGTTGTCGATGGCGGCCTCCACGGTCCACCGGCCCTCGCCGGAGTCCTGTGCGTAGCCGCGCAGCTTGTCCAGGTGCTCGTCCTCGTCGAGGGCGTTGACGGCCAGGTCGAGCAGCCAGGAACGGATGACCGTGCCCTCCTGCCAGGACCGGAACACCTCGCGTACGTCGGTGACGGAGTCGACCTTCTCCAGGAGCTCCCAGCCCTCGGCGTAGGCCTGCATCATCGCGTACTCGATGCCGTTGTGGACCATCTTCGCGAAGTGCCCGGCGCCCACCTTGCCGGCGTGCACCGCGCCGAAGTCGCCCTCGGGCTTGAGCGCGTCGAAGACCGGCCGCACCTTGGCGACGTTCTCCGCGTCGCCGCCGTACATCAGCGCGTAGCCGTTCTCCAGGCCCCACACACCGCCGGAGACACCGCAGTCGACGAAGCCGATGCCCTTGGCCGCGAGCTCCTCGGCGTGCTTCTCGTCGTCTGTCCAGCGGGAGTTGCCGCCGTCCACGACGACGTCACCCGGCTCCAGGAGCTCGGCCAGCTCGTCGACCGTCGACTGGGTGGCGGCACCGGCCGGGACCATCACCCACACGACCCGCGGGCCCTTCAACTTGCCCACAAGCTCTTCCAGGCTGTGGACATCGGCGAGGTCCGGGTTGCGGTCGAATCCGATGACGGTGTGGCCTGCGCGGCGGATCCGCTCGCGCATGTTGCCGCCCATCTTGCCGAGGCCGACGAGACCGAGCTCCATCAGTTGTTCCTTAGGTTGCTGTGGCGTGTGTGGCACCTTCGTACCTACGTCCGAGCCTAAACCCGGACGCTCACGCACACCTGTGGGCATACGCGCTCATACGTACGCCCCCACCTGCGGACTTTCCCCAGACCCTGAGCTCGTCGTCCACGGCCTGGGGACAACTCCGGCCGTCCAGCCGCTCAGCCGCTGAGTCGCACCGGCATGATCAGGTACTTGTAGGCCTCGTCCGCCTCCGCGTCCAGAGCCGGCTTGCCGCTGAGCAGCGCGGGCTTCGTGGACGTCGTGAAGGACAGCTGGGCGACCGGGGAGTCGATCGCGCTCAGGCCGTCCAGCAGGAAGGTCGGGTTGAAGGCGATCGACACGTCGTCGCCCTCCAGGTTGGCGTCGACGCGCTCCACAGCCTGTGCGTCGTCGCTGGAACCGGCCTCCAGGATCAGCACGCCCTGCTCGAAGCTCAGCCGCACCGGGGTGTTGCGCTCGGCGACCAGCGCCACGCGCTTGACGGCCTCCACGAAGGGGGCGGTCTCGATCACGGCGACGGAGTTGAACTCGGTCGGGAACAGCGAGCGGTACTTCGGGAGGTCGCCCTCCAGCAGACGGGTCGTCGTACGACGGCCCGCGCCCTCGAAACCGATCAGGCCCTCGCCGGCGCCCGAGCCGGAGAGCGCCAGGGTGACGCTGTCGCCACTCGTGAGCGCCTTGGCGGTGTCCAGGAGCGTCTTGGCGGGCACCAGGGCCACCGCGGACGCCTCGGGGTTCTCCGGCTTCCACAGGAACTCACGGACCGCGAAGCGGTAGCGGTCGGTGGAGGCCAGCGTGACGGTGTCGCCCTCGATCTCGATGCGCACACCGGTCAGCACGGGCAGCGTGTCGTCGCGGCCGGCCGCGATGGCGACCTGGGAGGCGGCGGAGGCGAAGACCTCACCGGGGACGGTGCCGGTCGCGGTAGGCATCTGCGGCAGCGCCGGGTACTCCTCCACAGGCAGGGTGTGGAGGGTGAACCGGGAGGAGCCGCAGACCACGGTCGCCCGTACACCGTCTGTGGAAATCTCGACCGGGCGGTTGGGCAGGGCGCGGCAGATGTCGGCGAGCAGCCGGCCGGAGACCAGGACCGTGCCCTCCTCCTCGACCTCGGCCTCGACGCTGACCCGCGCGGAGACCTCGTAGTCGAAGCTGGACAGGCTCAGCTGGCCGTCGTCGGCCTTCAGCAGCAGGCCGGCGAGGACAGGCGCCGGCGGACGGGCCGGGAGGCTGCGTGCCGCCCAGGCCACTGCCTCCGCGAGTACGTCGCGTTCCACCCGGATCTTCACTGTTGCCGCCTCCTGCTGTTGCCGGCGCTTCGCTCTGCCTGGCCTCGTCGTCTGTCTCGGTGTCGTCGGCCCCAGTGCGGGGAAGGACACCGGGGAACAGTCTGACGCACCCCACTGACAGTAGGTGCCTCTCGGGGTCAAGTCGTGACGAGGGGCAGTCGGGAGCCGGACAGCGAGTTGTGCACAGGACCCACTTCGAAACGGATTCCCAGCTCTCTCTAGTTGGGAGTAGTAGTAGGGGCTGTGGATACGGTGGATAACTCCGTTTTCCCAGGTCAGACCGGAAATTTTGTCCACGGGCCCTGTGGGCGAAGACGGTGGACAACTCGGGGTCTCTGTGGAGAACAGAAAGTTCTGCACACCCCATGCACAGCCTGAGGTGAGTTCTCCCCAGCTGCGTCCCCAGCTTTACCCACGTTTCCCACACCCCAACCCGGCACCTTCGTGTGACCGCTTTCACTCGACCCGGTGAGCTGCCGCGTCGCGTTGCCGAACAGTGGACAGGCATGTGGAGAAGCTGGGGATCGCTGGGGACAACCTGGCTCAGCCTGTGGGTTGCCGGTGGACAACTTGATGCACAGCCTGTGGATCTTTTCGTCGTCCACAGTCTGTGGAGATCGCTCGTCCACGAATCCACAACCACTTGACCTGGCCTGATGGTCTTTCACCAGGCGCCCTGTGGACGGCGATCTGGACAACTTGGCAGTCCCCAGGATGTGGACGGCAGAAAGTCGGCGAATCTGTGGAGGGAGGCCGTAACCCGGCGGTTAATCGAACAGCGGGCTACGAGGACATGACGGCGGACGCGGCGCTGGAGCAGCGCTGGAGGAGCGCTGGAGCGACGGTGGGGCGACGGCCGGCATGACGAAGGGCGCCCCGGGACCGTGTCCCCGGGCGCCCTGGACGCCGTGAGTACGCCTGTGTCAGCCGTTCTTGATGCGGTTGGTCAGCTCGGTGACCTGGTTGTAGATGGAGCGCCGCTCGGCCATCAGATTGCGGATCTTGCGGTCCGCGTGCATGACGGTCGTGTGGTCACGGCCGCCGAACAGGGCACCGATCTTCGGCAGGGAGAGGTCGGTGAGCTCGCGGCACAGGTACATGGCGATCTGCCGGGCGGTCACCAGCGCGCGCCCGCGCGAGGTGCCGCACAGGTCCTCGACGGTCAGGCCGAAGTAGTCCGCCGTGGCGCCCATGATCGCCGTCGAGGTGATCTCGGGAGCCGAGTCCTCGCCGCCGGGGATCAGGTCCTTGAGGACGATCTCCGTCAGGCCCAGGTCCACCGGCTGCCGGTTGAGCGACGCGAACGCCGTCACCCGGATCAGCGCGCCCTCCAGCTCACGGATGTTCCGTGAGATCCGGGAGGCGATGAACTCCAGCACCTCCGGCGGGGCGTTGAGCTGCTCCTGGACCGCCTTCTTGCGCAGGATCGCGATCCGGGTCTCCAGCTCGGGCGGCTGGACGTCGGTGATCAGACCCCACTCGAAACGGTTCCGCAGCCGGTCCTCCAGTGTCACCAGCTGCTTGGGCGGCCGGTCGCTGGAGAGCACGATCTGCTTGTTCGCGTTGTGGAGCGTGTTGAAGGTGTGGAAGAACTCCTCCTGCGTCGACTCCTTGTCCGCGAGGAACTGGATGTCGTCGACGAGCAGGATGTCCATCTCCCGGTACCGCTTGCGGAAGCTGTCGCCCTTGCCGTCGCGGATGGAGTTGATGAACTCGTTGGTGAACTCCTCCGAGCTCACATAACGCACGCGCGTGCCGGGGTACAGGCTCCGCGCGTAGTGCCCGATCGCGTGCAGCAGGTGCGTCTTGCCGAGCCCCGACTCCCCGTAGATGAACAGGGGGTTGTACGCCTTCGCGGGCGCCTCGGCGACGGCCACCGCGGCCGCGTGCGCGAAGCGGTTGGAGGCGCCGATGACGAAGGTGTCGAAGAGGTACTTCGGGTTCAGGCGTGCGGTGGGCTCACCGGGGCCGCTCGCCGGCGCGGGCTTCGCGGCCGACGGGCCGGGAGCGCCACCGGCCGAGGGCAGTGCGGAGCCACCGTGTCCCCCGCGGTGCGCGTGCCCGCCGGCGGAGGGCGGCTCGGGCAGGTCGCGGCGCGGGCCGGGCTGGTCGTAGTCGTCGCGGCGCGGGCCGGGCTTGTCGTAGTCGTCCCGCCGGGGCTGGTCGTAGTCCGCGCGCTGCTGCTCGTAGTCGGGGCGCTGGCCGTCGTAGGGCGGGCGGTCCATCGGCTGCGGGCGGTAGTCCTGGGGCGGTGAGGCGTACGCGTCCTTGGGGTACGGCTCCTGGGGGTACGACTCCTGCGCGGACGGTGTCGCGTACGGGTCGCGCTCGGGGAAGCCGAGGCGCGGCTGCTGCCAGCTGTACTCGTCCTGCTGCGGCCGGGGCCAGGCGCCGGGTTCGGGGCGCTGGTACTCGCCGGGGTAGGCGGGGCGGGCCGTGGGCAGCTGGTCGCCGGGGCCACCGGGGAGCTGCTCGGGGCGGCCCGGCTGGCGGTCGTCGGCGCGGTGGCGGCCGTAGCCCTCGTACTGATGGTCGTACGGGTTGCCGTCGTACTTGCCGCCCTGGCCGCCTTGGCCGTCGTACTGGCCGGCGGGGAGCTCGGGCTCCTCGTAGCGCGACTGGGGGCGGGGCGGTTGGGGCGCCGGTGGGGCCGGGGGCTCGCCGGCGGAGTCGTCGACGGTGATCGCGATGCGGATCGGGCGGCCGCACTCGCGGCTCAGGGTCTCGCTGACGATCGGGGCGAGGCGGCCTTCGAGCACGCCCTTCGCAAACTCGTTCGGTACGGCGAGCAGGGCGGTGTCCGCGACCAGCGCGAGCGGCTGGCAGCGGCGGATCCAGTGCTCGTCCTTGACCTCCACGCCCTGCCCGCGGCCCTCGCCGAGGAGCTGCTCCAGTACTCGTGGCCACACTGCGGCAAGATCGGCAGGTACGTCAGCCACAGGGCACGCTCTCTCACAGGTCCCACGAACGTGTGATGGTGGGACGGGTCGGGATCTACACCGCGGGGCGCGGGGGACAAAGGAACGAATCGGAGTTCAGCCAAGGTAGTCAGGGCGACGGGTGCGGTTCAAGTTGTTGTCCCCAGCCTGTGGATAGTGTCTCCCGGTGACCGCTGGTTTGACCGGATGGCGTAGCCGCGCGTACCGTAACCAGGTCGAGTTGTCGATGGCTGCTGCCGCCTGCCTCCGATGGGCACAGATCGCGTCAGGTGATCGGGAAGCGGTGCACTCGGGCGTAAGCGAGAGCTACTCGTGGGCGCACGGTGACAGCCAGGACGGCACCCGCCACCACCGATTTGATTTCTGGAGCCCCCGAGTGAGCAAGCGCACCTTCCAGCCGAACAACCGTCGTCGTGCCAAGACCCACG
This DNA window, taken from Streptomyces sp. NBC_00663, encodes the following:
- the gyrB gene encoding DNA topoisomerase (ATP-hydrolyzing) subunit B; translation: MLCQKGRFVADSGNPNENIPSTAAGAHGEVTASYDASAITVLEGLDAVRKRPGMYIGSTGERGLHHLVQEVVDNSVDEALAGHADTIDVTILADGGVRVVDNGRGIPVGIHPVEKKPAVEVVLTVLHAGGKFGGGGYAVSGGLHGVGVSVVNALSTKLAVDIKTDGYRWTQEYKGGAPTAPLEQHEATQETGTTVTFWADPDIFETTVYSFETLSRRFQEMAFLNKGLRINLTDERESAKATAGADEAGEDEKHEVKTVSYHYEGGIVDFVKYLNSRKGEPVHPSIIDLEAEDKERSLSLEVAMQWNSGYTEGVYSFANIIHTHEGGTHEEGFRAALTNLINKYARDKKLLREKDDNLTGDDIREGLTAIISIKLSEPQFEGQTKTKLGNTEAKTFVQKAVYEHLNDWLDRNPVEAADIIRKGIQAATARVAARKARDLTRRKGLLESASLPGKLSDCQSNDPTKCEIFIVEGDSAGGSAKSGRNPQYQAILPIRGKILNVEKARIDKILQNQEIQALISAFGTGVHEDFDIEKLRYHKIILMADADVDGQHISTLLLTFLFRFMRPLVEAGHVYLSRPPLYKLKWGRDDIEYAYSDRERDALLEMGRQRGKRVREDSIQRFKGLGEMNAEELRVTTMDQEHRVLGQVTLDDAAQADDLFSVLMGEDVEARRAFIQRNAKDVRFLDI
- a CDS encoding DUF721 domain-containing protein, with protein sequence MSGSPEEPTPQKAPEPSGVDLARVALRAAKEQARARGDAAQQKKQARRGGLRSGARADGRDPMALGSAINRLISERGWEAPAAVGGVMGRWPEIVGEDVAKHCEPERYDEDERVLVVRCDSTAWATNLRLLAPTLVARLNEDLGHGAVRIIKVQGPGGPPRRYGPLRAPGSTGPGDTYG
- the recF gene encoding DNA replication/repair protein RecF (All proteins in this family for which functions are known are DNA-binding proteins that assist the filamentation of RecA onto DNA for the initiation of recombination or recombinational repair.) — encoded protein: MHVTHLSLADFRSYARVEVPLDPGVTAFVGPNGQGKTNLVEAVGYLATLGSHRVSSDAPLVRMGADRAIVRAQVRQGERQQLVELELNPGKANRARINRSSQVRPRDVLGIVRTVLFAPEDLALVKGDPGERRRFLDELITARSPRMAGVRSDYERVLKQRNTLLKSAALARRHGGRSMDLSTLDVWDQHLARVGAELLAQRLDLIAAIQPLADKAYEQLAPGGGPIALEYKPSAPGEAHTRENLHEQLMAALAEARKQEIERGVTLVGPHRDDLLLKLGQLPAKGYASHGESWSYALALRLASYDLLRAEGNEPVLILDDVFAELDTRRRERLAELVAPGEQVLVTAAVDDDVPHLLAGARYSVSGGVVERV
- the gnd gene encoding phosphogluconate dehydrogenase (NAD(+)-dependent, decarboxylating) produces the protein MELGLVGLGKMGGNMRERIRRAGHTVIGFDRNPDLADVHSLEELVGKLKGPRVVWVMVPAGAATQSTVDELAELLEPGDVVVDGGNSRWTDDEKHAEELAAKGIGFVDCGVSGGVWGLENGYALMYGGDAENVAKVRPVFDALKPEGDFGAVHAGKVGAGHFAKMVHNGIEYAMMQAYAEGWELLEKVDSVTDVREVFRSWQEGTVIRSWLLDLAVNALDEDEHLDKLRGYAQDSGEGRWTVEAAIDNAVPLPAITASLFARFASRQDDSPQMKMIAALRNQFGGHAVEKK
- the dnaN gene encoding DNA polymerase III subunit beta, coding for MKIRVERDVLAEAVAWAARSLPARPPAPVLAGLLLKADDGQLSLSSFDYEVSARVSVEAEVEEEGTVLVSGRLLADICRALPNRPVEISTDGVRATVVCGSSRFTLHTLPVEEYPALPQMPTATGTVPGEVFASAASQVAIAAGRDDTLPVLTGVRIEIEGDTVTLASTDRYRFAVREFLWKPENPEASAVALVPAKTLLDTAKALTSGDSVTLALSGSGAGEGLIGFEGAGRRTTTRLLEGDLPKYRSLFPTEFNSVAVIETAPFVEAVKRVALVAERNTPVRLSFEQGVLILEAGSSDDAQAVERVDANLEGDDVSIAFNPTFLLDGLSAIDSPVAQLSFTTSTKPALLSGKPALDAEADEAYKYLIMPVRLSG
- the dnaA gene encoding chromosomal replication initiator protein DnaA encodes the protein MADVPADLAAVWPRVLEQLLGEGRGQGVEVKDEHWIRRCQPLALVADTALLAVPNEFAKGVLEGRLAPIVSETLSRECGRPIRIAITVDDSAGEPPAPPAPQPPRPQSRYEEPELPAGQYDGQGGQGGKYDGNPYDHQYEGYGRHRADDRQPGRPEQLPGGPGDQLPTARPAYPGEYQRPEPGAWPRPQQDEYSWQQPRLGFPERDPYATPSAQESYPQEPYPKDAYASPPQDYRPQPMDRPPYDGQRPDYEQQRADYDQPRRDDYDKPGPRRDDYDQPGPRRDLPEPPSAGGHAHRGGHGGSALPSAGGAPGPSAAKPAPASGPGEPTARLNPKYLFDTFVIGASNRFAHAAAVAVAEAPAKAYNPLFIYGESGLGKTHLLHAIGHYARSLYPGTRVRYVSSEEFTNEFINSIRDGKGDSFRKRYREMDILLVDDIQFLADKESTQEEFFHTFNTLHNANKQIVLSSDRPPKQLVTLEDRLRNRFEWGLITDVQPPELETRIAILRKKAVQEQLNAPPEVLEFIASRISRNIRELEGALIRVTAFASLNRQPVDLGLTEIVLKDLIPGGEDSAPEITSTAIMGATADYFGLTVEDLCGTSRGRALVTARQIAMYLCRELTDLSLPKIGALFGGRDHTTVMHADRKIRNLMAERRSIYNQVTELTNRIKNG